Proteins found in one Miscanthus floridulus cultivar M001 chromosome 4, ASM1932011v1, whole genome shotgun sequence genomic segment:
- the LOC136550995 gene encoding germin-like protein 5-1, which translates to MAAIPSSPLHPLAIVVVVVAAMLILLPSASLAGDADLLQDICVADLTSTVKVNGFACKATVTSDDFYFRGLAVAGNTSVTPYGSVVTAANVVQVPGLNTLGVSLSRIDYTPGGVNPPHTHPRATEMIFVLQGTLDVGFVTAAGNRLVAKTLAAGDVFVFPRGLVHFQRNAGDAPAAVVAAFNSQLPGTQSLAAAVFAAEPEVPDAVLTKAFQVGTKEVEKIKSRLAPKKS; encoded by the exons ATGGCCGCCATTCCTTCTTCTCCGTTGCATCCACTCGccatcgtcgtcgttgtcgtcgcCGCCATGCTCATCCTCCTCCCCTCCGCGTCCCTTGCCGGCGATGCCGACCTGCTCCAGGACATCTGCGTCGCGGACCTCACGTCCA CCGTGAAGGTGAACGGGTTCGCCTGCAAGGCGACCGTAACGTCAGACGACTTCTACTTCAGAggcctcgccgtcgccggcaACACCAGCGTCACCCCCTACGGCTCCGTGGTCACCGCGGCCAACGTGGTCCAGGTGCCCGGCCTGAACACGCTGGGAGTCTCCCTCTCCCGGATCGACTACACGCCGGGCGGGGTGAACCCGCCGCACACGCACCCGCGCGCCACGGAGATGATCTTCGTCCTCCAGGGCACGCTGGACGTGGGCTTCGTCACCGCGGCCGGCAACCGGCTCGTCGCCAAGACCCTGGCGGCCGGGGACGTGTTCGTGTTCCCGCGTGGGCTGGTTCACTTCCAACGGAACGCCGGggacgcgcccgccgccgtcgtcgcggcGTTCAACAGCCAGCTGCCTGGGACGCAGTCGCTCGCCGCGGCGGTGTTCGCGGCCGAGCCTGAGGTGCCTGACGCCGTGCTGACGAAGGCGTTCCAGGTTGGTACCAAGGAGGTAGAGAAGATTAAGTCTAGGCTTGCACCCAAAAAGAGCTGA